In Thunnus thynnus chromosome 11, fThuThy2.1, whole genome shotgun sequence, the following proteins share a genomic window:
- the LOC137193225 gene encoding plasma membrane calcium-transporting ATPase 1-like translates to MDKDPMMLSGTHVMEGSGKMVVTGVGVNSQTGIILMLLGASEERSGDDKKKAEKEERKKKEKKHKKRKNRVGVAVDVEMLPVREDGQPQKMKTNPSKKEKSVLQGKLTKLAMQIGKAGLFMSTLTILILIIRFLIDTFWTQGVPWSKECLPVYVQFLVKFFIIGVTVLVVAMPEGLPLAVTISLAYSVKVCLYIVLYSLSA, encoded by the exons ATGGACAAAGACCCTATGATGCTTTCAG gcACCCACGTGATGGAGGGCTCTGGTAAGATGGTGGTTACTGGTGTTGGTGTGAACTCTCAGACTGGAATCATCCTCATGCTGCTCGGTGCCAGTGAAGAAAGAAGCGGTGATGACAAGAAGAAAGCTGAGAAAGAGGAGCgcaagaagaaagagaagaagcaCAAGAAAA GGAAAAACAGGGTTGGAGTCGCTGTGGATGTGGAGATGCTGCCAGTCAGAGAGGATGGACAACCGCAGAAGATGAAGACAAATCCTTCAAAGAAGGAGAAGTCAGTCCTCCAGGGGAAACTGACCAAGCTGGCGATGCAGATTGGCAAAGCAG GTCTGTTCATGTCAACTCTCACCATCCTCATCCTAATCATTCGTTTCCTGATCGATACCTTCTGGACTCAGGGAGTTCCCTGGTCCAAGGAGTGTCTGCCCGTCTATGTGCAATTCCTGGTCAAGTTCTTCATCATTGGTGTGACTGTGCTGGTGGTAGCCATGCCTGAAGGTCTCCCTCTGGCTGTCACCATCTCACTGGCCTATTCAGTCAAGGTCTGTTTGTATATAGTATTATACAGCTTGTCAGCCTGA
- the LOC137193227 gene encoding plasma membrane calcium-transporting ATPase 2-like produces the protein MMKNILGHAVYQLTLIFTLLFMGEKIFDIKSGRNAPLHAPPSQHYTIVFNTSILMQLVNEVNACMIHGERNIFKSIINNPIFCSILLGTFLVQFVIVQFGGKPFSCVSLNVEQWLWCVFLGLGSLVWGQLGVVAE, from the exons ATGATGAAAAACATCCTAGGACACGCCGTCTACCAGCTGACTCTCATCTTCACCCTGCTCTTCATGG GTGAGAAGATCTTTGATATTAAGAGTGGCAGGAACGCACCCCTCCATGCCCCGCCCTCTCAGCACTACACCATTGTGTTCAACACTTCCATCCTGATGCAGCTCGTCAATGAAGTCAATGCTTGCATGATTCATGGCGAGCGGAACATCTTTAAAAGCATCATCAACAACCCCATCTTCTGTTCCATCCTCCTGGGAACCTTCCTCGTACAG TTTGTCATCGTGCAGTTTGGTGGTAAACCATTCAGCTGTGTGAGTCTGAACGTCGAGCAGTGGCTGTGGTGTGTCTTTCTGGGACTCGGCAGTCTCGTGTGGGGACAG ctggGTGTTGTTGCGgagtga